In one Balaenoptera musculus isolate JJ_BM4_2016_0621 chromosome 2, mBalMus1.pri.v3, whole genome shotgun sequence genomic region, the following are encoded:
- the LOC118890849 gene encoding interferon alpha-inducible protein 27-like protein 2 translates to MIKRAAAAAIGGALAVGAVPVVLGAVGFTGAGIAASSLAAKMMSAAAMANGGGVAAGSLVATLQSVGAAGLSTSSNILLGSVGSAFGALLGGAKKAPPSSPPAGPRAEGDQPGENVPQVEPPKLPLSSEKHEK, encoded by the exons ATGATAA aacGGGCAGCTGCTGCTGCGATAGGAGGAG CCCTGGCCGTGGGGGCTGTGCCCGTGGTGCTGGGCGCCGTGGGCTTCACCGGGGCAGGAATCGCCGCCTCCTCCTTAGCGGCCAAGATGATGTCAGCGGCCGCCATGGCCAATGGGGGCGGAGTTGCCGCCGGCAGCCTCGTGGCCACTCTCCAGTCCGTGG GGGCAGCTGGACTCTCCACATCATCCAACATCCTCCTGGGCTCCGTTGGATCAGCTTTTGGGGCTTTGCTTGGAGGTGCAAAAAAGgcacctccttcctctcctccagctgGACCCAGAGCTGAAGGGGACCAGCCAGGAGAAAATGTACCCCAAGTCGAACCTCCAAAACTCCCACTCAGTTCAGAGAAGCATGAGAAATAA